A genomic window from Phoenix dactylifera cultivar Barhee BC4 chromosome 7, palm_55x_up_171113_PBpolish2nd_filt_p, whole genome shotgun sequence includes:
- the LOC103706531 gene encoding chaperone protein dnaJ A7A, chloroplastic-like, translated as MMAIIPCGGTSVPQLGVHPQLVFRYTSRGAKACCFSTKLLTPQTGILNKEKYLASSCASFFAPVPSSTLFNSGPCQNLRRNRGARLVVRADSDYYSVLGVSKNASKSEIKSAYRKLARSYHPDVNKEAGAEQKFKEISNAYEVLSDDEKRAIYDKYGEAGLKGSGVGMGDFSNPFDLFESLFEGMGGMGGMGGMGGGRAARNRPMQGEDESYSLVLNFKEAVFGVEKEIEITRLENCGTCDGSGAKPGTKPSKCSTCGGQGQVVSSARTPLGVFQQVMTCSTCGGTGEFSTPCNTCGGDGRVRRTKRISLKVPAGVDSGSRLRVRSEGNAGRKGGPPGDLYVFIEVLSDPVLKRDGNNILYTCKVSYIDAILGTTIKVPTVDAMVDLKIPAGTQPGTTLVMAKKGVPYLGKPNTRGDQLVRVQVEIPKRLSSEERKLIEELANLNKAKTANSRR; from the exons ATGATGGCAATCATACCGTGTGGAGGTACTTCAGTACCTCAGTTGGGAGTACATCCTCAATTAGTGTTCAGATACACATCTCGAGGAGCAAAGGCATGCTGCTTTAGCACCAAGTTGCTGACGCCTCAAACTGG TATCTTAAACAAGGAAAAATATTTGGCATcatcatgtgccagtttctttGCCCCAGTGCCTTCATCTACTCTATTCAATAGTGGGCCATGTCAAAATCTTCGACGTAATAGGGGGGCAAGGCTTGTTGTCAGAGCTGATAGC GATTACTACTCTGTCCTTGGCGTGTCAAAAAATGCCAGTAAATCAGAAATAAAAAGTG CTTATCGAAAGCTTGCGAGGAGTTATCATCCGGATGTGAACAA AGAAGCTGGAGCAGAACAAAAGTTTAAGGAGATAAGCAATGCTTATGAG GTGTTGTCAGATGATGAGAAGCGAGCTATATATGATAAATATGGAGAAGCTGGTCTTAAAGGCTCTGGCGTGGGCATGGGG GATTTCAGTAACCCATTTGACCTCTTTGAGTCATTGTTTGAAGGCATGGGTGGAATGGGTGGAATGGGTGGAATGGGAGGAGGCAGAGCTGCTCGTAACCGGCCAATGCAGGGTGAAGATGAGAGCTATAGTCTTGTCTTAAATTTCAAGGAAGCAGTCTTCGGCGTGGAGAAAGAGATTGAAATAACAAGGCTAGAGAATTGTGGGACCTGTGATGGGTCTGGTGCCAAACCTGGTACAAAGCCAAGCAAGTGCAGCACTTGTGGAGGTCAGGGCCAGGTTGTATCTTCTGCAAGGACCCCGTTGGGTGTATTCCAGCAAGTCATGACTTGCTCTACTTGTGGTGGGACTGGAGAGTTCTCTACCCCTTGCAACACATGTGGAGGGGATGGCCGTGTGAGGCGGACTAAGAGGATCAGTTTGAAAGTTCCAGCTGGAGTAGACTCTGGTAGCCGGCTGAGGGTCCGGTCGGAAGGGAATGCTGGAAGAAAGGGTGGCCCGCCCGGAGACCTTTATGTATTCATAGAGGTTCTCTCTGACCCTGTGCTTAAGCGGGACGGGAATAACATCCTTTACACGTGCAAGGTATCATATATTGATGCAATCCTTGGGACCACGATCAAGGTCCCAACAGTGGATGCAATGGTGGATCTGAAGATCCCGGCAGGGACCCAGCCAGGCACTACGCTGGTAATGGCAAAGAAGGGGGTCCCTTACCTTGGGAAGCCAAACACTAGGGGTGATCAGTTGGTTCGCGTGCAGGTGGAGATTCCAAAGAGACTGAGCAGCGAAGAGAGGAAGCTGATTGAAGAGCTTGCAAACCTCAACAAGGCCAAAACTGCAAACAGTAGGAGATAG